In Miniphocaeibacter halophilus, the following proteins share a genomic window:
- a CDS encoding SDR family oxidoreductase, with translation MKDYFDLTGRVALVTGASSGLGVQFANALGNQGAKLALMARRAEKLEEVKKDLETKGYEVFVQTCDVTKTEDVKNAINNIEKHYGKIDILVNNAGLGLGEPADTMSDEVWEKMMRTNIDGVYKVAREVGKIMKKNHYGRIINLGSIHSRVAMPHSNMMTAYATTKGAVFMMTKALANEWAKEGITVNAIGPAYFESEMTKDVLSNDAFDTVVGTYCPMGRTGNKGELDTAVVYFASEFSSYTTGQLLNVDGGWTAI, from the coding sequence ATGAAGGATTATTTTGATTTAACTGGAAGAGTTGCTTTAGTAACTGGAGCTTCTAGCGGATTAGGAGTTCAATTTGCAAATGCATTGGGAAATCAAGGAGCGAAACTTGCTTTAATGGCGAGAAGAGCTGAAAAATTAGAAGAAGTAAAAAAAGATTTAGAAACAAAAGGTTATGAAGTGTTTGTTCAGACTTGTGATGTCACTAAGACAGAAGATGTAAAAAACGCTATAAATAATATAGAAAAGCATTATGGTAAAATAGATATTTTAGTAAATAATGCCGGCTTAGGTTTAGGTGAGCCTGCCGATACTATGAGTGATGAAGTCTGGGAAAAAATGATGAGAACAAATATTGACGGCGTTTATAAAGTAGCTAGAGAAGTCGGTAAAATAATGAAGAAAAACCATTATGGACGTATTATAAATCTAGGTTCTATTCACTCTAGAGTTGCCATGCCTCATTCAAATATGATGACTGCATACGCAACAACAAAAGGAGCTGTCTTTATGATGACAAAAGCCCTTGCTAATGAATGGGCAAAAGAAGGAATTACAGTAAATGCAATTGGACCAGCATATTTTGAATCTGAAATGACTAAGGATGTATTGTCTAACGATGCTTTCGATACAGTTGTTGGAACATATTGCCCTATGGGTAGAACAGGAAATAAAGGAGAACTAGATACAGCTGTAGTATACTTTGCTTCTGAATTTTCATCCTATACCACTGGACAATTATTAAACGTAGACGGTGGTTGGACTGCAATATAA
- a CDS encoding glycerol dehydrogenase, protein MTKIIGSPTRYIQGKGELERFVDHASTLGNRIFIIIDKNIKDIVLPFIEKNLEEKKVSLEIVDFNGECSKNEINRLKGILEEKGGEIVAGIGGGKTHDTAKAVAFYAEKPVIIVPTIASTDAPCSSLSVIYTDDGVFEEYLFLPSSPNIVLIDSDVVSNAPARLLAAGIGDALATYYEARACQNSGALNMFGGHITKTAMALAELCYNTLIEDSVKAYLSVEEKVCTKAVENIIEANTYLSGIGFESGGLAAAHAIHNGLTVIEEAHNLYHGEKVAFGTLVQLVLENAPIEEIEELIFLCQELGLPTTLEDLNIKEVNNEKIMEVAKLACAPEDTMGNMPFEVKPEDVYAAIMGADSLGKYYR, encoded by the coding sequence ATGACAAAGATAATAGGTAGTCCAACAAGATATATACAAGGTAAAGGCGAACTGGAAAGATTTGTAGATCATGCTTCTACACTAGGAAATAGAATTTTTATTATTATTGATAAAAATATAAAAGATATTGTTTTACCTTTCATTGAAAAAAACTTAGAAGAAAAAAAAGTAAGTTTAGAAATAGTAGATTTTAATGGTGAATGTAGCAAGAATGAAATTAATAGATTAAAGGGAATATTGGAAGAAAAAGGTGGAGAAATTGTTGCAGGAATAGGAGGAGGAAAAACTCATGATACTGCAAAAGCCGTAGCTTTTTATGCAGAAAAACCTGTTATTATAGTTCCTACAATAGCCTCTACAGATGCACCTTGCTCTTCTTTATCTGTTATATATACAGATGATGGGGTTTTTGAAGAATACTTATTTTTACCTTCAAGTCCGAATATAGTGTTAATAGATAGTGATGTGGTTTCAAATGCACCAGCAAGACTCTTAGCAGCTGGAATAGGTGATGCATTAGCAACATATTATGAAGCAAGAGCATGTCAGAACTCAGGTGCTTTAAATATGTTTGGTGGCCATATTACAAAGACAGCAATGGCACTAGCTGAACTTTGCTACAATACATTAATAGAAGATAGTGTAAAAGCCTATCTATCTGTAGAAGAAAAAGTATGTACTAAAGCAGTTGAAAATATAATAGAAGCTAATACTTATTTAAGTGGAATAGGATTTGAATCTGGTGGACTTGCAGCTGCTCATGCTATTCATAACGGTTTAACAGTTATAGAAGAAGCCCATAATCTTTATCATGGAGAGAAAGTTGCATTTGGTACATTAGTGCAATTGGTTTTAGAAAATGCTCCAATTGAAGAAATAGAGGAGTTGATTTTCTTATGTCAAGAACTTGGCTTACCAACTACCCTAGAAGATTTAAATATTAAAGAAGTTAATAATGAAAAAATAATGGAAGTTGCAAAACTTGCATGTGCACCAGAGGACACAATGGGTAATATGCCATTTGAAGTAAAACCGGAAGATGTTTACGCTGCAATTATGGGAGCTGATTCTCTAGGAAAATATTATAGATAA
- a CDS encoding helix-turn-helix domain-containing protein, which translates to MALTSYNLKLLKYLQENNSVHISKVSKHFSKNAATIRKNIYHLNKYLPKNKYLTIKNGYIIHDLSYNNVNDFIKELNMNNYSLNKYERIYYVITKTFFSGSINLTKVYDNLGLSLTTKKKDTKFLKEYLEEKELEVEVIYKKGITIIGNELKYRILVIQILIPLFEIDEDYNILPRKANTPSDNLIVELLLNNYKDVKKFSQIYLTEFLNKYSRNLTYSSKKFLLIYTAVAILRKRYNKINTLYNIQLSSLNLNYFLDKYENAALNQITTMLDFYPSLEFPINKLLETKVNNFLENIQNNINTTLYTNNEIKKEIYNYLYKEIVSKTYNYSFKDKLVKDTHFKFFVLYNLVKKYSLEIEESFNVNFDDEQYLTITLILKKWINKNKIFGHNIKKIIIVTNTYFERVQYFIEALKNRVEVEIVKIFDINEVNLIKNIDFDYIITFSDRIHDIVSKLNYKSIKMEYFFNDNDINKLISLGFSRTNFKFLKSDFSKKLENKSANEIENILSNKYDEFFI; encoded by the coding sequence ATGGCACTAACTTCCTATAATTTAAAATTGCTAAAATATTTACAGGAAAACAATTCCGTTCATATAAGCAAAGTTTCTAAACATTTTAGCAAAAATGCTGCAACTATTAGAAAAAATATCTATCATTTGAATAAATATCTTCCTAAAAACAAATATCTAACAATAAAAAACGGTTATATTATACATGATCTTAGTTACAATAATGTCAATGATTTTATTAAAGAATTAAATATGAATAATTATTCTTTAAATAAATATGAGCGTATCTACTATGTAATTACAAAAACATTTTTCTCTGGCAGTATAAATTTAACAAAAGTTTACGATAATTTAGGTCTATCTTTAACAACAAAGAAAAAAGATACAAAATTTTTAAAAGAATATCTGGAAGAAAAGGAGCTTGAAGTCGAAGTTATATATAAGAAAGGTATCACTATTATAGGTAATGAACTTAAATACAGAATACTGGTAATCCAAATTTTAATTCCTTTATTTGAGATTGATGAAGATTATAATATATTACCTAGAAAGGCCAATACCCCTTCAGATAATCTAATAGTTGAATTATTGTTAAACAATTATAAAGATGTAAAAAAATTCAGTCAAATATATTTAACTGAATTTTTAAACAAATATTCTCGTAATTTAACCTATTCTTCTAAAAAGTTCTTATTGATTTATACTGCTGTTGCAATATTGAGAAAAAGATATAATAAGATCAACACCTTATACAATATACAATTAAGTTCCTTAAATCTAAACTATTTTTTAGATAAATATGAAAATGCGGCTTTAAATCAAATTACAACAATGTTGGATTTTTACCCTTCATTAGAATTTCCTATAAATAAATTATTAGAAACTAAAGTAAATAATTTTTTAGAAAATATACAAAATAATATTAATACTACTTTATATACCAATAATGAAATAAAAAAAGAAATATATAATTATTTATATAAGGAAATTGTTTCAAAAACTTATAATTATTCTTTTAAGGATAAATTGGTGAAGGATACTCATTTTAAATTTTTTGTTTTATATAATCTAGTAAAGAAATATTCTTTAGAAATTGAAGAAAGCTTCAATGTAAACTTTGATGATGAACAATATTTAACAATTACCTTAATATTAAAAAAATGGATTAATAAAAATAAAATATTTGGACATAATATAAAAAAAATAATAATAGTTACAAATACTTACTTTGAACGAGTGCAATATTTTATTGAGGCACTTAAAAATAGAGTTGAGGTTGAAATAGTAAAAATTTTTGATATTAATGAAGTAAATTTAATTAAAAATATTGATTTTGATTATATTATAACTTTTTCTGATAGAATACATGATATTGTTTCAAAACTTAATTATAAATCAATAAAAATGGAATATTTCTTCAACGACAATGATATCAATAAATTAATAAGTCTAGGATTTTCTAGAACAAACTTCAAATTTTTAAAATCTGACTTTTCAAAAAAACTAGAAAATAAATCTGCCAATGAAATTGAAAATATATTATCAAACAAATATGATGAATTTTTTATTTAA
- the tadA gene encoding tRNA adenosine(34) deaminase TadA, with the protein MNEKIDDFYYMKEALKEAKKAKDKDEIPIGCVVVKNNIIIGRGHNLVESNNNPLRHAELIAIEDASKKIDNWRFNGCTLYVTLEPCAMCSGALVYSRMDRVVFGAYDYKRGYCGSIESLPTKTELNHKVEILGGVMEKECLLLIQDFFKKLRIRNKAN; encoded by the coding sequence ATGAATGAAAAAATAGATGACTTTTATTATATGAAAGAAGCGTTAAAAGAAGCTAAGAAAGCTAAAGACAAAGATGAAATCCCTATAGGATGTGTAGTTGTTAAGAATAATATAATAATAGGTAGAGGACATAATCTAGTGGAAAGTAACAACAATCCTTTAAGACATGCAGAGTTAATAGCTATTGAAGATGCATCTAAAAAAATTGATAATTGGAGATTTAATGGTTGTACTTTATATGTTACTTTAGAACCTTGTGCAATGTGTTCCGGTGCCTTAGTCTATTCTAGAATGGATAGGGTTGTCTTTGGTGCTTATGATTACAAAAGAGGATATTGTGGCTCTATTGAAAGTTTACCTACTAAAACAGAATTAAACCATAAGGTTGAAATTCTTGGTGGAGTAATGGAAAAGGAATGCTTGTTACTTATACAGGATTTTTTCAAAAAATTGCGAATTAGAAACAAAGCTAATTAA
- a CDS encoding TIGR01212 family radical SAM protein (This family includes YhcC from E. coli K-12, an uncharacterized radical SAM protein.), producing the protein MRRYYSLSDYFKEKYGCKILKLSINGGFTCPNRINGLKGCLFCSDLGSGEFGGDSNLSIKEQISRQKNFLKHKNKSNKYIAYFQSFTNTFDKIENLKNKYYEALNCDTIIGLAIATRPDCIDDEVIDLLKKINEKYELWLELGFQTSKEETANIIRRGYSNQVLINAVRKLNSAGIKVVTHLIFGLPYENKTDWINSVNFISRLNLWGVKFHSLYIQKNSDLYTYYLNNNFKVISKDEYTDMVSEAISLIPKNYVVHRLTGDADKKQLYLPKWSADKLSVIGLIQKKLKDNNIVQGINYNY; encoded by the coding sequence ATGAGAAGATATTATAGCTTATCTGATTATTTTAAGGAAAAATACGGTTGCAAAATCTTGAAATTATCTATAAATGGAGGATTTACATGTCCTAATAGAATTAATGGTTTAAAGGGCTGTTTATTTTGTAGTGATTTAGGTTCTGGTGAGTTTGGAGGAGATTCTAACCTTAGTATTAAGGAACAAATAAGTAGGCAAAAGAATTTTCTAAAACATAAGAACAAATCAAATAAATATATTGCATATTTTCAAAGTTTTACAAACACATTTGATAAAATAGAAAATCTAAAAAATAAATATTATGAAGCATTAAATTGTGATACAATAATAGGATTAGCAATAGCTACTCGTCCGGATTGTATAGATGACGAGGTAATTGATTTATTAAAGAAGATTAATGAAAAATATGAATTATGGTTAGAGCTTGGATTTCAGACAAGCAAGGAAGAAACTGCCAATATAATAAGAAGAGGGTACAGCAACCAGGTTCTTATTAATGCCGTAAGAAAGTTAAATAGTGCAGGAATAAAGGTAGTAACCCACTTAATATTTGGACTGCCTTATGAAAATAAAACAGACTGGATTAATAGTGTGAATTTTATTTCTAGGTTAAATCTTTGGGGAGTGAAATTTCACAGTCTATATATTCAAAAAAATTCGGATTTATACACATATTATTTAAATAATAATTTTAAAGTTATAAGTAAAGATGAATATACAGACATGGTAAGTGAGGCAATTAGCCTTATACCAAAGAACTATGTAGTGCATCGTTTAACAGGAGATGCAGATAAGAAACAATTGTATTTGCCCAAATGGTCTGCAGATAAATTGTCGGTAATTGGATTAATACAAAAAAAGTTAAAAGATAATAATATTGTACAAGGAATAAATTACAATTATTAA
- the prxU gene encoding thioredoxin-dependent peroxiredoxin (Most members of this family contain a selenocysteine.): protein MKAGCGRPTLKNAPVEEKKELIVEENIKEEQAMIKVGKPAPLFTAPAFYNGEMTEVNLEDYRGKWVLLCFYPGDFTFVUATEVSAVAAKNDEFKDLDVQVLSMSVDSTFVHKVWNDQELSKMVGKDIPFPMLSDQGGTIGKMYGVYDEEGGTDTRGRFIIDPDGIIQAFEVLTPPVGRNVSEALRQIQAYQLVRKTGGGEVTPSGWKPGKKTLKPGTGLVGNVWKEWKVEDAFED from the coding sequence ATGAAAGCAGGTTGTGGAAGACCTACATTGAAAAATGCTCCGGTAGAGGAGAAGAAAGAATTAATTGTAGAAGAAAATATTAAGGAGGAACAAGCGATGATTAAAGTTGGTAAACCAGCACCATTATTTACAGCACCAGCATTTTATAATGGAGAAATGACAGAAGTAAATTTAGAAGATTATAGAGGAAAATGGGTATTATTATGTTTCTATCCAGGAGACTTTACTTTTGTCTGAGCGACTGAAGTGTCAGCAGTTGCTGCAAAAAATGATGAATTTAAGGATTTAGATGTACAAGTACTTTCAATGAGTGTTGACTCAACATTTGTACACAAGGTATGGAATGACCAAGAATTATCAAAAATGGTTGGAAAAGATATTCCATTCCCAATGTTATCAGACCAAGGTGGAACTATAGGTAAGATGTATGGTGTTTATGACGAAGAAGGTGGAACAGACACTAGAGGTAGATTTATTATAGATCCAGATGGAATTATTCAAGCATTTGAAGTTTTAACTCCTCCAGTAGGAAGAAATGTTTCAGAAGCTTTAAGACAAATTCAAGCTTACCAATTAGTAAGAAAAACTGGCGGTGGAGAAGTTACTCCTTCAGGTTGGAAACCAGGCAAGAAAACTTTGAAACCAGGTACTGGATTAGTTGGTAATGTATGGAAAGAATGGAAAGTTGAAGACGCATTTGAAGACTAA
- a CDS encoding ribose-phosphate pyrophosphokinase — protein MSEEVFSTSPLGELGLIVMKNIWDFGEKVDAELKRRYNIDDPDFTFKVDITETRFSNGEAKVQINESVRGKDVFILSDIGNYGITYKMFGFENRMAPDEHFADIKRVISAINGKAKRINVVMPLMYGSRQHRRKARESLDCAMALHELEDMGVHGIYTFDVHDPNVQNAIPLLTFENIYPTAEIVKDFLCRENISDEELDNKNIIIISPDTGAMDRAVYYSNVLQQDIGLFYKRRDYSRIVNGKNPIVEHEYIGKNVEGRDILIVDDMIASGESVLDIAEQLKAQKARRVYAAVSFALFTEGPSKFDEYYEKGQLDAVYSTNLTYVPDSIKSKPWYRHVDMSKLLGKFIYNINLDISLSSLLDKTRGIRRIVRKKN, from the coding sequence ATGTCTGAGGAAGTTTTTAGCACTAGCCCACTAGGAGAATTGGGATTAATTGTTATGAAAAATATTTGGGATTTTGGAGAAAAAGTAGATGCTGAATTAAAAAGAAGATACAATATTGATGACCCAGATTTCACTTTCAAAGTAGATATTACAGAAACTCGTTTTTCTAACGGTGAAGCTAAAGTTCAAATTAATGAATCTGTAAGAGGTAAAGATGTTTTTATTTTATCCGATATTGGTAATTATGGAATAACTTACAAAATGTTTGGTTTTGAAAATAGAATGGCTCCTGATGAACACTTTGCAGATATTAAAAGAGTAATTTCTGCTATAAACGGTAAGGCAAAAAGAATTAATGTAGTTATGCCTTTAATGTATGGTAGTCGTCAACATAGAAGAAAGGCTAGAGAATCACTAGATTGTGCAATGGCTTTACATGAACTTGAAGATATGGGTGTACACGGAATCTATACATTTGATGTACATGATCCAAATGTACAAAACGCTATTCCATTATTAACATTTGAAAATATCTATCCTACAGCTGAAATAGTAAAAGATTTTTTATGTAGGGAAAATATATCCGATGAAGAATTGGATAATAAAAATATTATTATTATAAGTCCTGACACTGGAGCAATGGACAGAGCTGTTTACTATTCAAATGTATTACAACAAGATATTGGACTCTTTTATAAAAGAAGGGACTATAGTCGAATTGTAAACGGAAAAAACCCTATTGTTGAACATGAATATATAGGTAAAAATGTTGAAGGAAGAGATATATTAATAGTCGATGATATGATTGCTTCTGGAGAATCGGTTTTAGATATTGCAGAACAATTAAAAGCTCAAAAAGCTAGAAGAGTTTACGCAGCAGTAAGTTTTGCACTATTTACTGAAGGTCCTAGTAAATTTGATGAATACTATGAAAAAGGACAGCTTGACGCTGTATATTCTACAAATCTTACCTATGTTCCTGACTCAATTAAATCTAAACCGTGGTATAGGCATGTTGACATGTCAAAACTTTTAGGTAAATTTATTTATAATATAAACTTAGACATATCCCTTAGTTCTTTACTAGATAAGACTAGAGGAATACGAAGAATAGTAAGAAAGAAAAATTAG
- a CDS encoding LCP family protein: MKLRSIVIFFVSLVVIGGTWYVVDEVLDLKAKSTVDIDGESLGKGNRIETVVDDELMFLVVGVDKNIDAVGEAQNTRVRTDTMILTTVNFEKGTIDLISLPRDTKIKYEGSFIKLGEAHSYGGIEGTLKAVRNLTGLDIDYYMSVDYDAVLRLVEVIGGVEVDSPQEINAPEINIHIPKGRTVLDENQSLYFLRAREVLKNRSDLERMKNQQYFLKQLVKEVTKPSNLLKIPELLEVYKDNVTTNIDLGSLGNVALQAAKFDSSKMTTQTLEGTDDYEYNANGKKISYFYVDEKKMNELFSKRYPDYFLDKAEVDKYETENTEIPKEKNRNYNFN; encoded by the coding sequence ATGAAGCTTAGGTCAATAGTGATTTTTTTTGTGTCTTTAGTGGTTATTGGAGGTACATGGTATGTAGTAGATGAGGTTTTGGATCTTAAGGCTAAATCTACTGTTGATATAGATGGAGAATCTTTAGGAAAAGGAAATAGAATAGAAACGGTTGTAGATGATGAATTAATGTTTTTAGTAGTAGGTGTCGATAAAAACATTGATGCTGTAGGAGAAGCTCAAAATACAAGAGTAAGAACAGATACTATGATACTGACAACTGTAAATTTTGAAAAAGGTACAATAGACCTTATTTCCTTACCACGTGATACAAAAATCAAGTATGAGGGAAGTTTTATAAAATTAGGAGAGGCACATTCCTATGGTGGAATAGAAGGAACTCTAAAGGCAGTTAGAAATTTAACAGGACTTGATATCGATTATTATATGAGCGTAGATTATGATGCGGTTTTAAGACTTGTAGAGGTAATTGGTGGTGTAGAAGTTGACTCCCCTCAAGAAATTAACGCTCCGGAAATTAATATTCATATTCCAAAAGGTAGAACTGTTTTAGACGAAAATCAATCCTTATATTTTCTTAGGGCTAGGGAGGTTTTAAAAAACAGATCAGATCTTGAACGTATGAAAAATCAACAATATTTTTTAAAACAACTTGTAAAAGAAGTAACAAAACCCTCTAACCTTTTAAAAATTCCGGAATTATTAGAAGTATATAAGGACAATGTTACAACTAATATAGATTTAGGAAGTTTAGGAAATGTAGCTTTACAGGCAGCTAAATTCGATTCGTCAAAAATGACAACTCAAACACTAGAGGGAACTGACGATTACGAATATAATGCTAATGGTAAAAAAATTTCTTATTTTTATGTTGATGAGAAAAAAATGAATGAATTATTTTCTAAAAGATATCCAGATTATTTTTTAGATAAAGCCGAAGTTGATAAGTATGAAACCGAAAATACGGAAATACCGAAAGAGAAAAATAGAAATTATAATTTTAATTAG
- the fni gene encoding type 2 isopentenyl-diphosphate Delta-isomerase, whose protein sequence is MRLDRKKEHIENYLKSDYKGETLFEDIYIENNALPEVNLDEIDTSMKFLGKNISFPLMINAITGGGEELADINEDLARLAKIFNIPMAVGSQTVAIEREECKSSFEIVRDIIGKDNIVIGNISANAPIENFLEASKMIDADAMQVHLNVAQELFMEEGDKHFRGIKKNISKFLEVYDKPIIVKEVGFGISKKVACELKGIGVKYIDVAGAGGTNFIEIEDIRNFSSDYSDLYEWGIPTAKALIECRGISDDLFIVSSGGIKTAQDIVKSLVVGGNLTAISGEILLYLMHGGFDAAKDYVESLIRKTKILMVLLGKKNIKELTTVEYKITGYLKELINP, encoded by the coding sequence ATGCGTCTAGATAGGAAAAAAGAACATATAGAAAATTATTTAAAATCCGACTATAAAGGTGAAACATTATTTGAAGATATATATATAGAAAATAATGCATTACCGGAAGTGAATTTAGATGAAATAGATACAAGTATGAAATTTTTAGGTAAGAATATTAGTTTTCCTCTAATGATTAATGCTATAACAGGAGGAGGAGAGGAACTAGCTGATATTAATGAAGATTTAGCAAGACTTGCCAAAATATTCAATATTCCTATGGCAGTTGGCTCTCAAACAGTTGCTATTGAAAGAGAAGAATGTAAAAGTTCTTTTGAAATAGTAAGGGATATTATTGGAAAAGATAATATAGTCATAGGAAATATTTCTGCAAATGCTCCTATAGAAAATTTTTTAGAAGCTAGTAAAATGATTGATGCCGATGCTATGCAAGTACATTTAAATGTCGCACAAGAGCTATTTATGGAAGAAGGAGATAAACACTTTAGGGGGATTAAGAAAAATATTTCTAAATTTCTTGAAGTGTACGATAAGCCGATTATAGTTAAAGAAGTGGGATTTGGAATATCTAAAAAAGTTGCTTGTGAATTGAAGGGCATAGGAGTTAAATATATAGATGTTGCAGGAGCTGGAGGAACTAATTTTATAGAAATAGAAGATATTAGAAATTTTAGTTCAGATTATTCAGATTTATATGAATGGGGTATTCCAACGGCAAAAGCATTAATTGAATGTAGAGGCATTTCAGATGATTTGTTTATAGTAAGTAGCGGTGGAATAAAAACAGCACAGGATATTGTTAAATCTTTAGTAGTTGGAGGTAATTTAACAGCTATTAGTGGAGAAATATTACTATATTTAATGCATGGTGGATTTGATGCAGCAAAGGACTATGTTGAATCTCTTATAAGAAAAACAAAAATATTAATGGTTTTACTTGGAAAGAAAAATATTAAGGAATTGACAACTGTTGAGTATAAAATAACAGGATATTTAAAGGAATTAATAAACCCTTAA
- a CDS encoding LCP family protein — MKKKSVIIFIAFLLIFGAAFYIINELLDLQVATTVDITGDELGKGNEIEPVVDDELMFLLLGVDKNPDVSEEQQDDHVRTDTMILVNVNFDKGTIDLISIPRDTKVNYNGSNIKINAAHAYDGKVGALKAVRQLTGLDIDYFMSVDYNAVLRLVEVIGGVEVDSPQVIEAPEIGVYIPKGKSVLDEKQSLYFLRAREVLKNGSDFERMENQQYFLKQLAKEVTKISNLPKIPKLLKVFKDNVEHNLSLGNFGSILLQAVKFDSSKMTTMTLEGTTGREYNGNGNPVDYFYVDKEKMNKLFLEKYPEYFFNKSQINSYE; from the coding sequence ATGAAAAAAAAATCAGTTATAATATTTATCGCATTTCTACTTATATTTGGAGCTGCGTTTTATATAATAAACGAACTTTTAGATTTACAGGTTGCAACTACTGTAGATATAACTGGAGATGAGCTAGGTAAAGGAAATGAAATAGAGCCGGTAGTAGATGATGAGCTTATGTTTTTACTACTAGGTGTTGATAAAAATCCCGATGTAAGTGAAGAACAACAAGATGACCATGTTAGAACGGATACAATGATATTGGTAAATGTTAATTTTGATAAGGGAACCATAGATTTAATATCAATTCCAAGGGATACTAAGGTTAATTATAATGGAAGCAACATAAAAATAAATGCAGCCCATGCATATGATGGAAAAGTTGGTGCTTTAAAAGCTGTACGACAGTTAACAGGACTGGATATAGATTATTTTATGAGTGTAGATTATAATGCAGTTCTAAGACTTGTTGAAGTAATTGGAGGAGTTGAAGTTGACTCTCCACAGGTTATAGAAGCACCGGAAATAGGTGTATATATTCCTAAGGGAAAATCTGTATTAGATGAAAAACAATCCTTGTATTTTTTAAGGGCAAGGGAGGTTTTAAAAAATGGCTCTGATTTTGAAAGAATGGAAAATCAGCAATACTTTTTGAAACAACTAGCAAAAGAAGTTACTAAAATATCTAATTTACCTAAGATACCAAAACTCCTAAAGGTTTTTAAAGATAATGTTGAACATAACCTTAGTTTAGGAAATTTTGGAAGTATTTTACTACAGGCAGTAAAATTCGATTCATCGAAAATGACAACAATGACCCTGGAAGGAACAACAGGTAGGGAGTACAATGGAAATGGAAATCCAGTAGATTATTTTTATGTAGACAAAGAAAAAATGAATAAATTATTCCTAGAAAAATATCCAGAATATTTTTTTAACAAATCACAAATAAATTCTTATGAATAA